From Brevibacillus marinus, a single genomic window includes:
- a CDS encoding nucleotidyltransferase — translation MRTVGIVVEYNPLHNGHHYHFAKAKQAAGADACVAVMSGDYLQRGEPALVSKWARAEMALRIGIDLVIELPVPYATANAEMFAFGAVSLLDRLGVVDAICFGSESGDIEWMRGLAKTLAVEPPAFSQLLKQGLAQGLSYPQAYARAVARYLRELGHADVPIDQPNNILGLNYLLALERLGSPMQALTIKREKAGYHQAAITDQQIASATALRALLFSQSAALDELAPYVPPTTLSILRREFAAKAGPMSWERFRHPLFHRLLQLSPAELAAYHEAAEGIEYRLKQAVTSSSSVQELLRQAKTRRFTWNRLQRILLAILLDLKKPQVAQLRLKEGAPYARILGFNEKGQRLLNQAKRKGRLPLISNVRDGLHPMLDLDIAASRLYRLAILCAEGTPTYADEYRAQPLMITSAPALAGNGAHPPLV, via the coding sequence ATGCGGACGGTCGGCATTGTGGTGGAGTACAATCCCCTGCATAACGGTCACCACTATCATTTTGCGAAAGCGAAGCAGGCCGCGGGAGCGGATGCCTGTGTCGCGGTGATGAGCGGGGATTATTTGCAACGGGGGGAACCGGCCCTGGTGTCCAAGTGGGCGCGGGCGGAGATGGCCCTGCGCATCGGGATTGACCTGGTGATCGAACTGCCCGTGCCCTACGCCACGGCGAACGCGGAAATGTTCGCCTTCGGCGCGGTTTCGCTGCTGGACCGACTGGGTGTCGTCGATGCCATCTGCTTCGGCAGCGAGAGCGGCGACATCGAGTGGATGCGCGGCCTCGCGAAAACGTTGGCAGTCGAACCGCCTGCCTTTTCCCAGCTGCTCAAGCAGGGACTGGCGCAGGGCCTCTCCTATCCCCAGGCCTACGCCCGCGCGGTTGCCCGCTACCTGCGCGAGCTCGGCCACGCTGATGTGCCGATTGATCAACCGAACAACATCCTCGGGCTGAACTACCTGCTCGCGTTGGAGCGGCTGGGCAGCCCGATGCAGGCCCTGACGATCAAACGGGAAAAAGCGGGCTATCACCAAGCGGCGATCACCGATCAGCAGATCGCCAGCGCTACGGCCCTGCGCGCCCTGCTCTTTTCGCAATCCGCTGCCCTGGATGAGCTGGCTCCCTATGTGCCGCCCACGACGCTGTCCATCCTCAGGCGGGAGTTCGCGGCGAAGGCTGGCCCGATGAGCTGGGAGCGCTTCCGCCATCCGTTGTTCCATCGCCTGCTGCAGCTCTCCCCCGCGGAACTGGCCGCCTATCACGAAGCGGCGGAAGGGATTGAGTACCGCCTGAAACAGGCCGTCACCTCCAGCTCCAGCGTCCAGGAGCTGCTCCGCCAGGCCAAAACGCGCCGCTTCACCTGGAATCGGCTGCAGCGCATCCTGCTGGCCATCCTGCTCGACCTGAAGAAACCGCAAGTGGCCCAGCTCCGCCTGAAGGAAGGAGCGCCCTATGCGCGCATTCTCGGTTTCAACGAAAAAGGGCAGCGGCTGCTGAACCAGGCGAAGCGGAAAGGCAGGCTGCCGCTGATCAGCAATGTCCGCGACGGGCTCCACCCGATGCTCGACCTGGACATTGCGGCGAGCCGTTTATATCGCCTGGCCATCCTCTGCGCGGAGGGAACGCCCACCTATGCTGACGAGTATCGGGCGCAGCCGCTGATGATCACTTCGGCTCCAGCGCTTGCAGGTAACGGAGCGCATCCTCCACTCGTTTGA
- a CDS encoding YceD family protein translates to MNLKLSDLKHREGEPLPFRSNLDPTELTQRHQEIRSLSPVEVVGEAGKAGELYYVNGELKAEVEFACARCLKRFREQVVVPFAETFAPADARVEWDEDSEIHQLQDDEIELVPVLEEDFLLAMPAFPICAQDCLGLCPTCGVNRNEQTCSCKNERIDPRLAGLADFFKDRD, encoded by the coding sequence ATGAACCTGAAGTTGTCTGATTTGAAGCACCGCGAAGGCGAACCGCTGCCGTTTCGCAGCAATCTCGACCCCACGGAGCTGACGCAGCGGCACCAGGAGATCCGTTCGCTCAGTCCGGTGGAGGTGGTCGGCGAGGCCGGCAAGGCGGGCGAACTGTATTACGTCAACGGCGAGCTGAAGGCGGAGGTTGAGTTTGCCTGCGCCCGCTGCCTGAAGCGATTTCGCGAACAGGTCGTCGTCCCCTTTGCCGAGACGTTTGCGCCAGCCGACGCGCGCGTGGAATGGGACGAGGACAGCGAGATCCATCAGCTCCAGGACGACGAGATCGAACTTGTGCCCGTGCTGGAGGAAGATTTCTTGCTGGCGATGCCAGCCTTCCCGATTTGTGCGCAAGACTGTCTGGGTTTGTGTCCGACCTGTGGTGTCAACCGCAACGAACAGACCTGCAGCTGCAAAAACGAGCGGATTGACCCGCGTCTGGCCGGATTGGCCGACTTTTTCAAGGATCGTGACTGA
- the rpmF gene encoding 50S ribosomal protein L32, whose product MAVPFRRTSKTRKRMRRTHFKLEIPGMVKCDNCGEYKLSHRVCPSCGTYKGQKVVK is encoded by the coding sequence ATGGCAGTACCTTTTCGGAGAACGTCCAAAACGCGCAAAAGAATGCGTCGCACGCACTTCAAACTGGAAATCCCCGGCATGGTCAAATGCGATAACTGCGGCGAGTACAAGCTTTCGCATCGCGTTTGCCCGAGCTGCGGCACCTATAAAGGGCAAAAAGTTGTGAAGTAA
- the fapR gene encoding transcription factor FapR → MIARLLKKERQKRLVQTLQENPFATDEDLANMFAVSIQTIRLDRLELGIPELRERIKSVAEQKLDAIRSLDIDEVIGEVIEIQLDSYAFSVLEIKPEHVFSRTQIARGHYIFAQANSLAVAVIDAEVALTASARIRFVRPVKLGEKLVAKAVVRSHSGEESKVRVETKVQGETVFTATFRVFRVS, encoded by the coding sequence ATCATCGCACGTTTGTTGAAAAAAGAGCGTCAGAAGCGGCTGGTTCAGACGCTGCAAGAGAACCCGTTCGCCACAGACGAGGATTTGGCCAACATGTTTGCCGTGAGCATCCAGACGATTCGCTTGGACCGGCTGGAATTGGGCATTCCAGAGCTGCGCGAACGAATCAAATCGGTGGCCGAGCAAAAACTGGACGCCATTCGCTCGCTGGACATCGATGAAGTGATCGGAGAAGTGATTGAGATTCAGCTTGACTCGTACGCTTTCTCAGTGCTGGAGATCAAGCCGGAACACGTCTTCAGCCGTACGCAGATTGCGCGTGGCCACTACATCTTTGCGCAGGCCAACTCGCTTGCCGTCGCCGTGATTGATGCGGAAGTGGCTTTGACGGCGTCGGCGCGGATCCGCTTCGTGCGCCCGGTCAAACTCGGCGAAAAACTGGTCGCAAAAGCGGTCGTCCGCAGCCACAGCGGCGAGGAAAGCAAGGTGCGCGTGGAAACAAAGGTACAGGGCGAGACGGTATTTACGGCAACATTTCGCGTTTTTCGTGTCTCTTGA
- the plsX gene encoding phosphate acyltransferase PlsX, translated as MRIALDAMGGDLAPQSTVRGALEAVRENPTLEVVLIGNETAIREHLPGSVPSGIEIHHAAEVIAADDEPVKAVRRKKDSSLVVTVEMARSLQVDAAISAGNTGALMAAGLLITGRMKGIERPALAALIPNLQGKVTLLLDVGANMDAKPLHLKQYAIMGSLYVEKVLGYERPTVGLLNVGTEEAKGNELCKAAYTLLKQSGNIRFIGNIEARELMCGPCDVLVCDGFVGNVALKALEGAASTILSLLKREMTSNLLNKAAAAILKPSLSQFKDRMDYAEYGGAPLLGLRRPVIKAHGSSDERAIKNAVLVAAKFAAQDVNGWIEKELETEPQTESE; from the coding sequence TTGAGAATTGCTTTGGATGCGATGGGGGGAGACCTCGCTCCGCAGAGTACCGTGCGCGGAGCGCTAGAAGCAGTGCGGGAAAACCCGACGTTGGAGGTTGTCTTGATTGGAAACGAAACAGCCATACGCGAACACCTGCCTGGAAGCGTACCTTCCGGCATTGAGATTCACCACGCGGCGGAAGTGATCGCGGCAGATGACGAGCCGGTCAAAGCCGTACGGCGCAAAAAAGATTCATCATTGGTGGTCACCGTGGAAATGGCCCGCAGCCTGCAGGTGGACGCGGCTATTTCCGCCGGCAATACTGGTGCCTTGATGGCCGCTGGTCTGTTGATTACGGGGCGGATGAAGGGAATTGAGCGTCCGGCGCTGGCAGCGCTCATCCCCAACCTGCAGGGCAAAGTGACCTTGCTCCTGGACGTCGGGGCCAATATGGATGCCAAGCCGCTGCACCTGAAGCAGTATGCGATTATGGGCAGCTTGTACGTGGAAAAGGTGCTCGGCTACGAGCGGCCGACGGTCGGCCTGTTGAACGTGGGAACCGAGGAGGCCAAGGGAAACGAGCTGTGCAAAGCTGCCTACACCCTGCTGAAGCAGTCCGGAAACATCCGCTTCATCGGCAATATCGAAGCCCGCGAACTGATGTGCGGCCCCTGCGACGTGCTGGTCTGCGACGGGTTCGTCGGCAACGTCGCGCTGAAAGCGCTGGAGGGGGCGGCCAGCACGATCCTCTCCCTGCTGAAGCGGGAAATGACGTCCAACCTGCTGAACAAGGCGGCGGCGGCTATCCTCAAACCCAGCCTCAGTCAGTTTAAAGACCGCATGGATTACGCCGAATACGGCGGAGCCCCTCTGTTGGGGCTGCGCAGACCGGTGATCAAGGCACACGGTTCGTCTGATGAACGGGCGATCAAAAACGCCGTGCTGGTTGCCGCGAAATTTGCCGCGCAGGACGTAAACGGCTGGATTGAAAAAGAATTGGAAACAGAGCCACAAACAGAAAGCGAGTGA